The window TAAAGTGGCAATTGTGGCTGGTTATGGCGATGTGGGTAAAGGTTCTGCACAGGCTTTACGCGCACTTTCAGCACAAGTTTGGGTAACAGAAATCGACCCAATTTGCGCGCTGCAAGCGGCGATGGAAGGCTACCGTGTAGTCACTATGGATTACGCTTGTGAGCATGGCGATATTTTTGTCACGGCAACAGGTAACTATCACGTGATTACCCATGACCATATGGCGAAAATGAAAGACCAAGCCATTGTGTGTAACATTGGTCACTTTGATAATGAGATTGACGTAGCTTCACTTGAAAAATACGAGTGGGATGAAATCAAGCCACAAGTTGACCATGTGATTTTCCCGAATGGTAAAAAAATCATCTTGTTAGCAAAAGGACGCTTGGTGAATTTAGGTTGCGGTACAGGCCACCCAAGCTACGTGATGAGCTCATCTTTTGCGAATCAAACTATTGCGCAAATTGAGTTATTTACGCAAACTGCTAATTACCCAGTTGGCGTATATACTCTGCCTAAGCATTTAGATGAAAAAGTTGCGATATTGCAATTGAAAAAGCTCAATGCACAACTGTCTGTATTAACGGATCAACAAGCAGCTTACATCGGCGTGCAAAAACAAGGCCCTTATAAGCCAGATACATACCGCTACTAAGCCACATTAACGCTTATTAAGGAGTTAGCTCGTGAAACTATTATTTGTATGGGTATTAAATGCATTGGCTTTACTATTGGTCACGTATTTAGTGCCAAATATTCACGTGGCTAATTTCACAACAGCGTTACTAGCAGCATTGGTGATTGGCTTAGTCAACATGTTGATTAAGCCAATTCTGGTCATATTAACCTTGCCCATTACTATTCTTACACTCGGACTTTTTATTCTAGTGATTAATGGCTTATTGTTTTATGGTGTGGGTCATTGGCTACAAGGCTTTGAGGTTAAAACTTTAATGGCAGGCATTATCGGCGCCTTAGTGTATAGCGTGTTGTCTTGGCTGTTCGCGGCTATTGTGATTGACAATAAAAAA is drawn from Methylotenera versatilis 301 and contains these coding sequences:
- a CDS encoding phage holin family protein; this encodes MKLLFVWVLNALALLLVTYLVPNIHVANFTTALLAALVIGLVNMLIKPILVILTLPITILTLGLFILVINGLLFYGVGHWLQGFEVKTLMAGIIGALVYSVLSWLFAAIVIDNKKD